Within the Gemmatimonadota bacterium genome, the region TCGCGCCGGATGGATGCGGTAAGGGAATTACAGTTGTCTCCCGCCCGTTCAGCTCACAAATGTGCTCTCGGCCGATCAGAAGGTCGAGCGGCGCGCGGGGGAGAAATCGGTCGATTGCGAGGCGCCCGACGGGGATCACCACCGCGGGCCTGATCAGCGCGAGTTCCGTATCCAGCCAGTGGCTGCACAACTCCTGCTCTGCTGGCGACGGCACGCGGTCGCCGCGTCCGCTCGCGCTCGCACCGGGATAGCAACGTGTGATCGCGGCGATATAGATCTGCTCGCGCGCCTCCTCTTCACTGAGACCCGCCTGCGCCAGCCACCTGAACAGAGTCTTGCCAGCCCGCCCTGCGAACG harbors:
- a CDS encoding uracil-DNA glycosylase family protein; this translates as MSGGLLERDAGLDLERALERHCAALSACRACGDRVAGAIPILSMARRPRAMLVGQAPGQVEITGQRPFAGRAGKTLFRWLAQAGLSEEEAREQIYIAAITRCYPGASASGRGDRVPSPAEQELCSHWLDTELALIRPAVVIPVGRLAIDRFLPRAPLDLLIGREHICELNGRETTVIPLPHPSGASSWVHGAGHKALLDEALSLLRRRLRPE